From Camelus dromedarius isolate mCamDro1 chromosome 12, mCamDro1.pat, whole genome shotgun sequence, the proteins below share one genomic window:
- the CALCB gene encoding calcitonin gene-related peptide 2, with protein MGFGKSSPFLAFSILVLCQAGSLQAAPLSSSLETFSDPWALNEKEGRLLLAALVKAYMQRKTNELAQEEETEGSSITAQKRSCNTATCVTHRLAGLLSRSGGVVKSNFVPTNVGSEAFGRRRRDLQARAAK; from the exons ATGGGCTTCGGGAAATCCTCCCCCTTCCTGGCTTTCAGCATCTTGGTCCTGTGCCAGGCAGGCAGTCTCCAGGCAGCACCACTCAG TTCATCTTTGGAGACCTTCTCTGATCCCTGGGCACTCAATGAGAAGGAAGGGCGCCTCCTGCTGGCTGCACTGGTGAAGGCCTATATGCAGAGGAAGACCAATGAGCTGGcgcaggaggaggagacagagggctCCAG CATCACTGCCCAGAAGAGATCCTGTAACACTGCCACCTGTGTGACCCACCGGCTGGCGGGCTTGCTGAGCAGATCTGGGGGTGTGGTGAAGAGCAACTTCGTGCCCACCAACGTGGGCTCTGAAGCCTTCGGCCGGCGCCGCAGGGACCTTCAGGCCCGAGCAGCGAAATGA